A single genomic interval of Streptomyces graminofaciens harbors:
- a CDS encoding MFS transporter — MACVGVFVAYLPVTTVSASLPAIQRALNTSTAQLSWVSVAFVLPMAALILTAGVFGDVHGRKKVFQAGLAFSGLGALIALCAQSIEVVWAGQAFAGLGAAALLPTTLALISHAVPDPRERGKFIGVWATSLIAALAFGPVIAGVILDHFTWRWLYLLPVPASLLALVVSTKLLTDSRAPGTRRLDWPGQLTSALAITALVYGIIEGGANSFTDTKVMLALFTAVVASVAFVLVERHSSSPMLDLTLFRSPSFTATALIAMISFLGLIGFFFALSLYFGVVQQLSTLESAWRLLMVCIVPLVLGVPMGRLVHRVSPRVLITGGLLLAAVSLLSLTTIGANTSFGSLAWRLALLGLGVSFVLTPMTATAVSSVPFHQAGMAAAANNAFRQLGAALGPAVLGTLLSSRAVDALPGHLTAAGLDGATVRRVTETADAGGLSAVGRLRLGADTPHVLGALSQAFIDSLQLCLIAAAVLTLLAAAVGFVLLRRPRQSAPSAAGPAASAQGPGTPDQPTADIRTAAGPQATAPR, encoded by the coding sequence ATGGCCTGCGTCGGCGTGTTCGTCGCCTATCTGCCGGTGACCACCGTATCGGCGAGCCTGCCCGCCATTCAGCGGGCGCTGAACACGTCGACCGCTCAGCTGTCCTGGGTGAGCGTCGCGTTCGTGCTGCCCATGGCCGCGCTCATCCTCACCGCGGGCGTCTTCGGTGACGTGCACGGCCGCAAGAAGGTCTTCCAGGCGGGCCTGGCCTTCAGCGGTCTGGGTGCCCTGATCGCACTGTGCGCCCAGTCGATCGAGGTCGTCTGGGCCGGGCAGGCCTTCGCCGGTCTGGGCGCGGCCGCGTTGCTGCCCACGACCCTGGCCCTGATCAGCCACGCCGTCCCCGACCCGCGCGAGCGCGGGAAGTTCATCGGCGTGTGGGCGACCTCCCTGATAGCCGCCCTCGCATTCGGCCCCGTCATCGCGGGCGTGATCCTCGACCACTTCACGTGGCGCTGGCTCTACCTGCTGCCCGTCCCCGCCTCGCTGCTCGCGCTGGTCGTCTCGACGAAGCTGCTCACCGACTCCCGTGCCCCGGGCACGCGCCGACTGGACTGGCCCGGCCAGCTCACCTCCGCGCTGGCCATCACCGCTCTGGTCTACGGGATCATCGAGGGCGGCGCCAACTCCTTCACCGACACCAAGGTGATGCTTGCCCTGTTCACTGCCGTTGTCGCATCGGTCGCTTTCGTGCTGGTGGAGCGGCACAGCTCCAGCCCGATGCTGGACCTGACACTGTTCCGCAGCCCCTCCTTCACCGCCACCGCGCTGATCGCCATGATCAGCTTTCTCGGGCTCATCGGGTTCTTCTTCGCCCTCAGCCTCTACTTCGGCGTGGTCCAGCAGCTCAGCACCCTCGAATCGGCCTGGCGCCTGCTGATGGTGTGCATAGTGCCGCTGGTCCTCGGTGTCCCCATGGGGCGCCTGGTGCACCGGGTGTCTCCTCGGGTGCTGATTACCGGCGGCCTCCTGCTCGCCGCGGTCTCGCTGCTGTCGCTGACCACGATCGGCGCCAACACCTCGTTCGGTTCACTGGCCTGGCGGCTGGCCCTGCTCGGTCTGGGCGTGTCTTTCGTCCTCACCCCGATGACCGCCACCGCCGTCAGTTCGGTGCCGTTCCACCAGGCCGGTATGGCCGCTGCCGCCAACAACGCATTCCGTCAGCTCGGCGCCGCCCTGGGCCCCGCTGTCCTGGGCACGCTGTTGTCCTCTCGGGCCGTGGACGCTCTGCCCGGACATCTCACCGCCGCGGGGCTGGACGGGGCGACGGTCCGGCGCGTCACCGAGACCGCGGACGCCGGCGGACTGAGTGCGGTCGGCAGGCTTCGCCTGGGCGCGGACACCCCGCATGTCCTCGGCGCCCTGTCGCAGGCGTTCATCGACAGTCTTCAGCTCTGTCTGATCGCCGCGGCCGTCCTGACCCTGCTGGCGGCCGCGGTGGGATTCGTCCTGCTGCGTCGGCCGCGGCAGTCGGCCCCATCGGCCGCAGGCCCCGCTGCCTCCGCCCAAGGGCCTGGCACACCCGACCAGCCCACCGCCGACATTCGGACGGCAGCCGGGCCGCAGGCAACCGCCCCTCGGTGA
- a CDS encoding Lrp/AsnC family transcriptional regulator, which produces MQSPSPDALDLKLLHALQVDGRAPFSRIAEILGVSDQTVARRFRKLRTTAGLRIVGMTDESLLGRQSWVVRLRCTPDVAEQLATALARRPDTSHVDLISGGTEVLCAMRARSRQARDELLFDRLQRTPQVISVSAHCLLHTFFGGPLGWLDKTQALEPDQEAALRLPYSEPVAAPIALEGADEALLAVLRRDGRVTFSELQTSTGQSESAVKRRLERLRSTGILYFKVQHDRESLGHGISAMLWLTVAPSALDTAGRKLAEHHEVRFAGATTGQANLVATVATSSTSELYTYLSEKIGGLDGVQSVETALTLRHVKQLTYEPSR; this is translated from the coding sequence ATGCAGTCCCCTTCACCCGACGCGCTTGATCTGAAACTGCTGCACGCGCTCCAGGTGGACGGGCGGGCGCCGTTCAGCCGTATCGCCGAGATCCTCGGAGTGTCCGACCAGACCGTCGCCCGCCGCTTCCGCAAACTGCGCACAACCGCCGGACTCAGGATCGTCGGCATGACCGACGAGAGCCTGCTGGGCCGCCAGAGCTGGGTCGTCCGGCTGCGCTGCACTCCCGACGTGGCCGAACAACTCGCCACCGCGCTGGCCCGGCGCCCCGACACCTCGCACGTCGATCTCATCTCCGGCGGCACCGAAGTGCTGTGTGCCATGAGAGCCCGCAGCCGACAGGCCCGCGACGAGCTGCTCTTCGACCGCCTGCAACGCACGCCTCAGGTCATTTCGGTCAGCGCCCACTGCCTGCTGCACACCTTCTTCGGCGGTCCCCTCGGCTGGCTCGACAAGACTCAGGCGCTCGAACCCGACCAGGAGGCGGCACTGCGTCTCCCGTACAGCGAACCGGTAGCCGCCCCCATCGCTCTCGAAGGAGCGGACGAGGCGCTGCTCGCCGTGCTACGGCGCGACGGCCGCGTTACCTTCAGTGAACTGCAGACCAGCACCGGCCAGTCGGAGTCCGCTGTCAAGCGGCGCCTGGAGCGTCTGCGCTCCACGGGCATCCTCTACTTCAAAGTGCAGCATGACCGCGAGTCCCTCGGACACGGCATCAGCGCGATGCTCTGGCTCACCGTCGCCCCCTCCGCACTCGACACCGCCGGACGGAAACTGGCCGAACACCACGAGGTCCGCTTCGCCGGCGCCACCACTGGCCAGGCCAACCTCGTCGCCACCGTCGCCACCTCGAGCACCAGCGAGCTCTACACATACCTCAGCGAGAAGATCGGCGGCCTCGACGGCGTGCAGTCCGTGGAAACCGCCCTGACTCTGCGGCATGTCAAGCAACTCACCTACGAGCCGAGCCGCTGA
- a CDS encoding SDR family oxidoreductase, whose protein sequence is MKMTGNTILITGGTSGIGLGLALRLHEAGNKVIVAGRRKELLDEITAEHPGIDALTLDVADPDSIARARETVAASHPELNVLVNNAGIMLRENLLDPAELPVAEDHVTVNLLGTIRMTYAFLPLLVGKDDAVVMNVTSALAFVPYQSTPTYSATKAALHSFSESLRIQLAGADVGVQVIEIVPPGVRTTLLGQQDSEHSMPLDDFLSETLDLLREKPDAKEIVVERARFIRDAQATGSYDDVLAMIAGS, encoded by the coding sequence ATGAAGATGACCGGCAACACGATCCTGATCACCGGCGGAACCTCGGGCATCGGCCTCGGTCTGGCCCTGCGTCTGCACGAGGCCGGCAACAAGGTGATCGTCGCCGGTCGGCGCAAGGAACTCCTCGACGAGATCACGGCCGAGCACCCCGGCATCGACGCGCTCACCCTCGATGTCGCGGACCCCGACTCGATCGCCCGGGCCCGCGAGACCGTGGCGGCGAGCCACCCCGAGCTGAACGTCCTCGTCAACAACGCCGGCATCATGCTGCGGGAGAACCTCCTCGACCCGGCCGAACTCCCGGTCGCCGAGGACCACGTCACCGTCAACCTGCTCGGCACGATCCGGATGACGTACGCCTTCCTGCCGCTGCTGGTGGGCAAGGACGACGCCGTCGTCATGAACGTCACCTCGGCGCTGGCGTTCGTCCCGTATCAGAGCACCCCGACCTACAGCGCGACCAAGGCCGCGCTGCACTCCTTCTCCGAGAGCCTGCGCATCCAACTGGCCGGTGCTGACGTCGGCGTCCAGGTGATCGAGATAGTCCCGCCGGGCGTGCGAACGACCCTGCTCGGCCAGCAGGACAGCGAACACTCCATGCCGTTGGACGACTTCCTCAGCGAGACCCTCGACCTGCTGCGCGAGAAGCCCGACGCGAAGGAGATTGTCGTCGAGCGCGCCAGGTTCATCCGCGACGCGCAGGCCACCGGCTCCTACGACGACGTCCTCGCCATGATCGCCGGCAGCTGA
- a CDS encoding helix-turn-helix transcriptional regulator encodes MDKKELAEFLRHRREALRPRDVGLVEGARRRTQGLRREEVAQLAGMSTDYYARLEQQRAPQPSVQITTALARALRLTPDERDHLFVLIGHNAPARFHRSEHVRPTLLRVLDRLDDSPALVQTDLLDTLAMNPLAVALLGDQTRHTGLARSGYYRWFMDPAERLVYPEEVHEHHGRAHAARLRAALTAGSDTPRAARILAELQEHSPEFVRMWELQEVAQSYDDCKTLLHPELGRIDVDAQLLFTENRAQTLVVLTTRPGTESHSKLELLAVIGHQQLTP; translated from the coding sequence ATGGACAAGAAGGAACTGGCGGAATTCCTACGCCATCGCCGTGAGGCGCTGCGGCCCCGCGACGTCGGGCTGGTCGAAGGGGCGCGCAGGCGCACCCAGGGGCTGCGCCGCGAGGAGGTCGCTCAGCTCGCCGGCATGTCCACCGACTACTACGCCCGCCTGGAACAGCAGCGCGCCCCGCAGCCCTCCGTTCAGATCACCACCGCTCTCGCCCGGGCGCTGCGGCTGACCCCGGACGAACGCGACCACCTCTTCGTCCTCATCGGCCACAACGCCCCGGCCCGCTTCCACCGCTCCGAACACGTCCGCCCGACCCTGCTGCGGGTCCTGGACCGCCTGGACGACTCTCCGGCCCTGGTGCAGACCGACCTGCTCGACACCCTCGCGATGAACCCGTTGGCCGTCGCGCTGCTCGGCGACCAGACCCGCCACACCGGTCTGGCCCGCAGTGGTTATTACCGCTGGTTCATGGACCCGGCCGAACGCCTGGTGTATCCCGAGGAGGTCCACGAACACCACGGCCGCGCCCATGCAGCGCGCCTGCGGGCCGCGCTGACAGCCGGCAGCGACACCCCGCGAGCCGCCCGGATCCTCGCCGAACTCCAGGAACACAGCCCCGAGTTCGTCCGCATGTGGGAACTGCAGGAAGTCGCACAAAGCTACGACGACTGCAAGACCCTCCTCCATCCCGAACTCGGCCGCATCGACGTCGACGCCCAGCTCCTGTTCACCGAGAACCGCGCCCAGACCTTGGTGGTGCTGACCACCCGCCCCGGCACGGAGAGCCACAGCAAACTCGAACTGCTCGCCGTCATCGGACACCAACAGCTCACTCCCTGA
- a CDS encoding TetR/AcrR family transcriptional regulator, whose amino-acid sequence MSADEQRGRKPRADVQRNRAALLETAQRHFLQHGVGTSLEAVAKEAGVGPGTLYRHFPTREALLAAVLQTRSEELVARQADIEQLGDPAEALEQWLRAMEEYFSAFSGLPDPLMAAARAQEPDNPLTIPCDILISATDQYVRAAQLAGRVRASVRGHDLFLAACSVAWIKGTGTEEESLDRLRTLIASGYRQQDTQA is encoded by the coding sequence ATGAGCGCCGACGAACAGCGGGGACGCAAGCCCCGTGCGGACGTCCAGCGCAACCGCGCTGCCCTCCTGGAGACCGCGCAGCGTCACTTCCTGCAGCACGGGGTCGGCACCTCCCTCGAGGCGGTGGCCAAGGAGGCGGGCGTCGGGCCCGGCACCCTGTACCGGCACTTCCCCACCCGGGAGGCACTGCTGGCGGCCGTGCTGCAGACGCGCTCCGAGGAACTCGTGGCCCGCCAGGCGGACATCGAGCAACTCGGTGACCCGGCCGAGGCGCTGGAGCAGTGGCTGCGGGCGATGGAGGAGTACTTCAGCGCCTTCAGCGGGCTGCCGGACCCGCTCATGGCCGCGGCCCGGGCGCAGGAGCCGGACAACCCCCTCACGATCCCCTGCGACATCCTCATCTCCGCCACCGATCAGTACGTGCGAGCCGCCCAGCTCGCGGGGCGCGTGCGCGCGTCGGTGCGGGGGCACGACCTGTTCCTCGCGGCCTGTTCCGTTGCGTGGATCAAGGGCACCGGCACCGAGGAGGAGTCACTCGACCGGCTCCGCACGCTCATCGCGAGCGGCTACCGCCAGCAGGACACCCAGGCGTAA
- a CDS encoding NADPH-dependent F420 reductase, producing the protein MKITVIGAGAIGGNLAAKLSTAGHDVQVADARGPEAVRAEVLESGARAVELADAAVQGRDVIVLSIPFGVAGQLADLFASVPDETVVIDTSNYYPGMLSEPIEAVDNGQVESVYTAELLGRPVVKAWNAALAETQRTKGVPAGTPGRLAIPVAGDSEEARKVAMSLVDDTGFDPYDTGTLADSWRQQPNSPAYCTELTFDELPAALATADRAKDAAIRDSLPERFAALPANPTVDDVVEMNRAAHR; encoded by the coding sequence GTGAAAATTACTGTCATAGGCGCCGGTGCCATCGGCGGGAACCTCGCTGCCAAGCTCAGCACGGCCGGTCACGACGTCCAGGTGGCCGACGCCCGCGGCCCCGAGGCCGTCCGGGCGGAGGTGCTGGAGTCCGGGGCCCGCGCGGTGGAGCTCGCCGACGCCGCCGTCCAGGGCCGGGACGTCATCGTCCTGTCGATCCCGTTCGGGGTGGCGGGCCAGCTGGCGGACCTGTTCGCGTCGGTGCCCGACGAGACGGTGGTCATCGACACCTCGAACTACTACCCCGGCATGCTCAGCGAGCCGATCGAGGCGGTGGACAACGGCCAGGTGGAGAGCGTGTACACCGCCGAGCTGCTCGGCCGCCCCGTGGTCAAGGCGTGGAACGCCGCGCTGGCCGAAACCCAGCGGACCAAGGGCGTCCCGGCCGGAACGCCCGGCCGCCTCGCCATCCCCGTCGCCGGCGACTCCGAGGAGGCGCGGAAGGTGGCCATGAGCCTGGTGGACGACACCGGCTTCGACCCCTACGACACCGGCACACTGGCCGACTCCTGGCGCCAGCAGCCGAACAGCCCCGCCTACTGCACCGAACTGACTTTCGACGAGCTGCCCGCGGCCCTGGCCACGGCCGACCGCGCCAAGGACGCGGCCATCCGCGACAGCCTCCCGGAACGCTTCGCCGCCCTCCCGGCCAACCCCACCGTCGACGACGTCGTCGAGATGAACCGCGCCGCCCACCGCTGA
- a CDS encoding nitroreductase, producing the protein MLGTASPFTDIARSRRSPRQFLPTALSPADIRGVLEDAQTTPSNSNTQPWTVHVVSGAARDALGKELLRAEEEGRTSPDFTDGYGEGIYLERSQALGASVYRARGVERSDRDGRRAAVRENLEFYGAPHAAFLFMPALGDGVRTAGDIGMYAQNFLLSLTTRGLAGIPQTVLGVYADTVREFLGVPAELKLLFGISFGMADPAAPVNTLRTERVPLRRSVVLHDTPGVLDRR; encoded by the coding sequence TTGCTCGGCACCGCGTCACCCTTCACCGACATCGCACGCTCCCGCCGCTCCCCCCGGCAGTTCCTGCCCACCGCCCTGTCCCCTGCGGACATCCGCGGTGTGCTGGAAGACGCGCAGACCACCCCCTCGAACAGCAACACCCAGCCGTGGACGGTGCACGTCGTCTCGGGTGCGGCGCGGGACGCCCTGGGCAAAGAGCTGCTCCGGGCCGAGGAGGAGGGGCGGACCTCCCCGGATTTCACCGATGGCTACGGCGAGGGCATCTACCTCGAGCGGTCGCAGGCCCTGGGCGCGAGTGTCTACCGGGCCCGGGGCGTCGAGCGCTCGGACCGGGACGGCAGGAGGGCGGCGGTCCGCGAGAACCTGGAGTTCTACGGGGCTCCCCATGCCGCGTTCCTGTTCATGCCGGCGCTCGGAGACGGGGTACGGACGGCCGGCGACATCGGCATGTACGCGCAGAACTTCCTGCTCTCGCTGACGACCCGGGGGCTGGCCGGCATCCCGCAGACCGTACTCGGCGTCTACGCCGACACCGTCCGCGAGTTCCTGGGCGTCCCCGCGGAGCTCAAGCTGCTGTTCGGCATCTCCTTCGGCATGGCCGACCCGGCGGCACCGGTGAACACGCTCCGCACGGAGCGGGTTCCGCTGCGGCGAAGCGTGGTCCTGCATGACACCCCGGGAGTCCTCGACAGGCGGTAG
- a CDS encoding IS5 family transposase, with protein sequence MSVRRPYRSDVSDARWALMKPVFDDWRARRTGPGTAARVHDLREIVNAILYVNRTGIPWEYLPHDFPPYKTVYDYYAKWESDGTTQQVHDLLRGKTRRFHGRRAEPTAAVVDAQSVKTSANVAKTSQGIDAGKKIKGRKRHLITDTLGLVLAVLVTAANVHDTTGGKLLLDDLAAAHPSVSKVWADGGYQNSICNHGAGLGIDVEVVQRPRAKGFEPLPKRWVIERTFGWLMQHRRLARDYEALPQRSRAMIHWAMANKMSRELTGESTPTWRIETDIRLESA encoded by the coding sequence GTGAGTGTTCGTCGTCCGTACCGCAGTGACGTGTCCGACGCCCGCTGGGCCTTGATGAAACCGGTCTTCGACGACTGGCGGGCGAGACGGACCGGACCCGGAACGGCAGCCCGGGTGCACGACCTGCGAGAGATCGTCAACGCGATCCTCTACGTCAACCGCACCGGCATCCCGTGGGAGTACCTGCCGCACGACTTCCCGCCGTACAAGACCGTCTACGACTACTACGCGAAGTGGGAATCCGACGGCACCACCCAGCAGGTTCACGACCTGTTACGCGGCAAGACCCGCCGATTCCACGGCCGCCGCGCTGAGCCGACCGCGGCCGTGGTGGACGCGCAGAGCGTGAAGACTTCGGCAAATGTCGCCAAGACGAGCCAGGGCATCGATGCCGGCAAGAAGATCAAGGGACGCAAGCGGCACCTGATCACGGACACGCTCGGTCTGGTGCTGGCCGTCCTGGTCACCGCCGCGAACGTGCACGACACCACCGGCGGCAAGCTCCTGCTCGACGACCTGGCCGCGGCACATCCCAGCGTGTCCAAGGTCTGGGCCGACGGCGGTTACCAGAACAGCATCTGCAACCACGGCGCCGGTCTGGGCATCGATGTCGAGGTGGTGCAGCGGCCGCGGGCCAAGGGGTTCGAGCCTCTGCCGAAACGGTGGGTGATCGAGCGGACCTTCGGCTGGCTGATGCAGCACCGCCGCCTGGCGCGGGACTACGAAGCCCTGCCCCAACGATCACGAGCGATGATCCACTGGGCCATGGCTAACAAAATGTCCCGCGAACTGACCGGAGAATCCACACCAACCTGGCGAATCGAAACGGACATTCGGCTCGAATCCGCGTGA
- a CDS encoding MarR family winged helix-turn-helix transcriptional regulator produces MSEAPLVPGTVAEHTICLLVKLGQVAFRIAEDGIGGTGLRVRHYSVLQALADNGAMPQLALGSFLRIDPATMVTSLDDLERAGYAERTRDPQDRRRYAVDITAEGRKVLARLNRTLVDLDGEILADLGTTERQSLHVLLDSLAGSPALTSLFDTVREQNGGKRA; encoded by the coding sequence ATGTCCGAGGCTCCGCTGGTACCGGGGACAGTGGCCGAACACACCATCTGCCTGCTGGTCAAACTCGGGCAGGTGGCGTTCAGGATCGCCGAGGACGGCATCGGCGGGACCGGCCTGCGAGTGCGGCATTACAGCGTCCTGCAGGCTTTGGCGGACAACGGTGCCATGCCGCAACTGGCACTTGGCTCGTTCCTGCGCATCGACCCCGCGACGATGGTGACGAGTCTCGACGACCTGGAGCGCGCCGGATACGCGGAGCGGACACGAGATCCGCAGGATCGTCGCCGCTACGCCGTGGACATCACCGCCGAAGGGCGCAAGGTCCTGGCCCGCCTCAACCGCACACTCGTCGATCTCGACGGCGAAATCCTCGCAGACCTGGGCACCACGGAACGACAGTCGCTTCACGTCCTGCTGGACAGTCTCGCGGGAAGTCCCGCTCTGACCTCCCTGTTCGACACCGTCCGGGAGCAGAACGGTGGGAAACGGGCTTAG
- a CDS encoding acyl-CoA dehydrogenase family protein: MTSTPTRQIDRLYHELLAPKETQSVRAAVRRIAEHEVAPHAVAIAGGDERTDGFPRQVFDGLASAGVFRIPFPGEVGGDGLTHPATATAAAIEELAYYSSSVAAVFDVHCILAGNALRQGTEEQQQRWLRKVAEGSVVGAFATTEPDASSDLSPQAVQTEAIRTEAGWVLNGHKRWISNSPVAGFVVVLARTGTRLSMFIVDTALPGVEVGLPDRKMGNRGQLTADIRFTDVHLTDDDLLGGAEGHGLRHALSTLTYGRIGIAAAGVGMAQAAFDHTVAHLSTRHAFGKPVAANQHWQFLLAERATEIENARTLYTKAALRLDAGTPSPEPEAAMAKYYATKLSVDMARDAVQAFGGLGFARELGADGSPGPVEAIYRDSKIGEIYEGTNEIQKWVIARQIFGRAIVG, translated from the coding sequence ATGACTTCCACTCCCACACGCCAGATCGACCGGCTCTACCACGAGCTCCTCGCCCCCAAAGAGACACAGTCCGTTCGCGCTGCCGTGCGCCGGATCGCAGAGCACGAAGTGGCTCCGCACGCCGTGGCGATCGCGGGGGGTGACGAGCGCACGGACGGCTTCCCCCGGCAGGTGTTTGACGGGCTTGCGTCGGCGGGGGTCTTCCGGATCCCCTTCCCCGGCGAGGTCGGCGGCGACGGTCTGACCCACCCGGCGACCGCCACCGCCGCGGCCATCGAGGAACTGGCCTACTACTCCAGCAGCGTCGCGGCCGTCTTCGATGTGCACTGCATCCTGGCGGGCAACGCCCTGCGGCAGGGCACCGAGGAGCAGCAGCAGCGATGGCTGCGAAAGGTCGCGGAGGGCTCAGTGGTCGGCGCGTTCGCCACCACCGAGCCGGACGCCTCAAGTGACCTGTCCCCGCAGGCGGTTCAGACCGAGGCGATACGCACCGAGGCCGGCTGGGTGCTGAACGGCCACAAGCGGTGGATCTCCAACTCGCCCGTCGCCGGGTTCGTGGTGGTTCTCGCCCGCACCGGCACCCGGCTGAGCATGTTCATCGTCGACACGGCACTTCCCGGAGTGGAAGTCGGCCTTCCCGACCGCAAGATGGGCAACCGCGGCCAGCTCACCGCGGACATCCGCTTCACGGATGTGCACCTGACCGACGACGACCTCCTCGGTGGCGCCGAGGGACACGGACTGCGCCATGCGCTGTCCACTCTGACGTACGGCCGGATCGGCATCGCGGCTGCCGGGGTCGGCATGGCGCAGGCCGCCTTCGACCACACCGTGGCCCACCTGTCGACGCGACACGCCTTCGGCAAGCCGGTGGCCGCCAACCAGCACTGGCAGTTCCTGCTCGCCGAACGGGCCACCGAGATCGAGAACGCCCGCACCCTCTACACCAAGGCCGCCCTGCGTCTGGACGCGGGCACCCCGTCCCCCGAGCCCGAGGCCGCGATGGCGAAGTACTACGCCACCAAGCTGTCGGTGGACATGGCGCGCGACGCCGTCCAGGCCTTCGGAGGCCTCGGCTTCGCGCGCGAACTGGGTGCCGACGGCAGCCCCGGCCCCGTCGAGGCGATCTACCGGGACAGCAAGATCGGCGAGATCTATGAGGGCACCAACGAGATCCAGAAGTGGGTCATAGCCCGGCAGATCTTCGGTCGGGCCATCGTCGGCTGA
- a CDS encoding SDR family oxidoreductase encodes MTQTLADKTILMSGGSRGIGLAIALRAARDGANVVMLAKTAVPHPKLEGTVHTAVDEIERAGGKGLAVVGDVRDEDDVRSAVDAAVSAFGGIDIVVNNASAIDLSSSDQLEMKRYDLMQDINTRGTFLLSKAAIPHLRKAGNPHILTLSPPLNLAPHWVGKHLGYTLSKYGMSLCTIGLAEELAADGIAANSLWPRTLIDTAAVRNVVGGAGQARSPRIMADAAYAILTRDARKCTANLFIDDEVLSDEGVTDLSVYSPADFEGDLALDIFVDPA; translated from the coding sequence ATGACACAGACGCTGGCCGACAAGACCATCCTGATGTCGGGAGGCAGCCGCGGCATCGGACTCGCCATCGCTCTGCGCGCGGCCCGCGACGGTGCGAACGTGGTGATGCTCGCCAAGACCGCCGTGCCGCATCCGAAGCTCGAAGGCACGGTCCACACCGCCGTTGACGAGATTGAGCGCGCGGGCGGCAAGGGGCTGGCCGTCGTCGGTGACGTCCGCGACGAGGACGATGTGCGCAGCGCCGTCGACGCGGCGGTCAGCGCCTTCGGTGGCATCGACATCGTGGTGAACAACGCCAGCGCGATCGACCTGTCGTCGTCGGATCAGCTGGAGATGAAGCGGTACGACCTGATGCAGGACATCAACACGCGTGGCACGTTCCTGCTGAGCAAGGCCGCTATCCCGCACCTGCGCAAGGCGGGCAACCCGCACATCCTCACGCTCTCCCCGCCGTTGAACCTCGCGCCGCACTGGGTGGGGAAGCATCTCGGTTACACGCTGTCGAAGTACGGCATGAGTCTGTGCACCATCGGGCTCGCCGAGGAGCTCGCCGCCGACGGCATCGCCGCCAACTCGTTGTGGCCGCGGACCCTGATCGACACGGCCGCCGTGCGCAACGTGGTCGGCGGCGCCGGACAAGCCCGTAGTCCGCGGATCATGGCTGACGCCGCGTACGCCATCCTCACGCGTGACGCGCGGAAGTGCACCGCCAACCTGTTCATCGACGACGAGGTCCTGTCGGACGAGGGCGTCACCGACCTGTCCGTCTACAGCCCTGCCGACTTCGAAGGTGATCTCGCGCTCGACATATTCGTCGATCCGGCCTGA